One Bacteroidales bacterium genomic window, TCTTGAACGAAAAATTGAACCAAGTTCTAAAACATACCAATTTATTTATTCCCAAGCAGGTAAGTTTTCAGGATTAAATAATACTAAAGAAAAATTTTATGCTGCAATAAAAGAAAATAATTATGATAAAAAAGTAGTAAATAATTTAACTGAAACCGACAAAAAAATTCCCGGATTAGAGTCTCCAAGAGAATTAATAAGATGGGCATATAAAGCAAACAATTATGATGTTTCTCCTGTTTTTGAATTTGGTAGTCAATTTGTTGTAGCAATATTAACCGAAGTACGTGAAAAAGGAATTGCTCCTCTCGATCTTGTAAGAGAAGAAATTGAATTATTAGTAAAAAAAGAAAAAAAATCAGAAAATATTATTGAAGATCTTAAATTAAAATTGAATGCAGGGAGTAATATCGAGAGTATTGCCAAAGACATGAATCTTGAAGTAAAAACATGTAATAATGTTAATTTTTCTTCATATTCTGTTCCCGGTATCGGAATTGAACCAAATTTATCAGGAGCAGCTGTATGCCTTGCAAAAGATAAAATATCAGACCCAATAAAAGGAAATCGTGCAATATTTGTAATTAAAGTAATATCATCAACTGAAGCTGATGAAAATGCTGATACTGAAAAAGAAAGAAGTTATTTAGCTCGCGGATATCAATCAAGGGTTAACTATCAAACTTTTGAGGCATTAAAAGAAATTGCAAATATTCAAGATTACAGGGCAAAATTTTATTAATCGTATAATTTTTTTTAAGAAAATTTCAAATACCGACATATTAATATATCGGTATTTTTTATGATAATAACATTTTTACTTTTTCGGAAATCATTTTTCCATCTGCTTTACCTGCAAGTCTTTTAGATGCCAGCCCTATAACTTTTCCCATATCTTTAACAGAAGATGCTCCTGTTTCTGTAATAATATCTTTTAGTATTTTTATTAGTTCCTCTTCGCTAATTTGTTCAGGAAGATAAGTCTGAATAATTTCGGCTTCAAAAAACTCTTTATTAGCTAGTTCTTTTCTTACTTGTGTTTTATAAATTTCTCCTGCCTCTTTTCGTTGCTTTATTAATTTTTGCAGTAATTTAATTTCTGTTTCTTCTGACAATACAGAGTCTTGTCCTTTTTCAGTTTTTGCAAGTAATAAAGCTGTTTTAATTGCTCTCAATACTTCAAGTTTTTCTTTTTCTTTTTTAAGCATTGCGTTTTTTATGTCCTTTGATATTGTATCAAATAAATTCATGGTTATTATTTTTTGGTTAATCTACATTGTCATACAAATACGAGTTATCTTCACTTATTTTCGGGTTTTTATTCTCATCTTCAGAAGTATTACAACTGATAATATACTATAAAATGTTTTCTACATTATAAAATTGAAAAGTCTAGTGTAAAGTAAAAATATCTATTTCATCAGAAACATTAAGAAAATCCCTATCATTGGTAACTATTTTGCAAGCATATTTTTTTGAGAGTTCAATATAATAACCATCATTAAAATCTAAATCTTTGCACTTTTCGTTAATTTCTTCAATTGGAATATTTGTAAACTCATCGTTAATTCTTTCAGCAATGCCAAGAATTCTTGATTCAATGGTATTAACTATTATTTCACTTGTTTCCTTAAATCTTTCGGTAGGTCTAAAATCTTTTTTGTAATTTTTGTCTTCGCCATTTCTCCAAATATTAAAATCTAACCTGCTATAAGAATTAAAAAACTCTGATAATATCAGTGAGGAAACATATATGGTAGCTCCTGCATCTATTATTTTACCGAAAAAATCAGAATATTTTGATACCGAGAATTGGTTATAGTTACCAATAGGACAATAAAGATACATCCAAACATTATTATCAAAGAAAAATTTATCAGAAGCTTTTGGACTATATGAAACGATATTGATCTTATTCATCGTTAAATGACTCTTTAATGATAATGTCAACATTTTTATCTGCAAAATATTCTTTTGCTCTGTCGGTTACTTTTTTTAACAATAATTTATCTGAGTCTGATATATTAAAGAGACGTAATGATTTTTTTAGTGTTTCGCTTTTATATTTGCTGTACAATTGACCAATTGCTGCATTTAAAAAAGCCGTTGTTAAGATTTTTATATTACTAAAATCTAAATTAACAATAACATTGTTTTGTAAAGCCTTATCAATTTGCACAAAAATTTCATTTCCCTTTTCAGAAGAAACAGCAACATCTGAACCAACTGCTTGAAAAATATTTATATTTACTTCATTCATTAAAAAATGTCCTCTTCTTTTAAATTTTGAGCCTCTTCTTTTGTAATGTATGAAAATCTATCGTCAATGTTAAATTCCAGATTCACAATAGTTCCTGCAAAATTACTGCTCATTTTTTTTGCAAATATACAATTAATTTTATTTTGTTGCCAAAATCCTTTTGCAGAAATAATTTGAATCTCGCCTTTATTAAGTGTTAGAAACTTTCTTATGATTTTTAATCCTAATCCCCCGGGAGTGTTTCCTGTTTTCGTTGTGTTTTTTTCATCAACTGCCCATTCAAGAGCTTCGGTTGAAGATAAATCTTTTTGTAGAAACTCAATTACGTTTGCTTTAATGGTCTTGCCCAAATCAACAATTGTAAAATCTATTCTCGGCGGATTCTTTTGCGGGTAGTATTGTCCACATGAAAAAACGTACTTACTGTTACCATGTGTTATTGCATTCTCAAAAATCTCAAAAATACTTTCGTTAATTTTTTTCTGCAACAATTCCGACATATCAGGCATCTCTTCTTTTGATAAAAGCTCTTTGTCCAAGTATTTCTTAAATAAAGTTTGTTCGTTAGATTGATACCTTCTGTATTTTATTGTTGTTTGATGTAAGTCATTTTCGACATTCCCTCCAAAATGTTTTAAAAACTCATTTTTGCTCAGTATTGCTCTAATACTAGAATTCAAGTTGACAAATTCTATGGTATTTAAATTTAAAAGCAAGTTGTTACAAATTGCACCGAGAATAGCAGATAAATTAGCCTCAAACCAGCTACAATTGGCAAAATCAAATGTAACTTTTTCAAACAGAATATCTTTAACATGATTGTGGATTTTAACTAAATTGTTAAAACCTTCGTAATCACTTGCTATTCTGTTTGGTATTTTTATTTGCATGATACAAATATAAGGTTTTGATGATAACTTTTATAAGAGTACTGTTTATATGTTTTTTTAAACTTCCTTTCTTTAATTTTTTATTTGTTTCAATCCCTTCTCAATAAAAATCATTGCCTTTTTCTCATCTTCCTCAATAGCCTTTTCAACAGCAATTTTTACCAATTCCAACAATTGTTCTTATTGCTTTTTAAATGTAAAACTCTTTAGCAGCAGAGCTGTAAAATATTTATAGATATATAAATTGCCGAAAATAATTTAAGGTGCAGAGCACCGTAATATAAAAGACTAAATGAAAATAGGATTGTGAATATGTGTCTGCTATTTTTTATACGCTTAAATTTATTATATTTCGGTGCTCTGCACCTATGTCTTTTATGCTATGTTCAACAAAACGTTTCGCAATATCTTAACTCCCCTCATCGGCTTTTTCAACAGCAGTTTTTGCCAATTTCAGCAATTGTTTCGATTGTTTTTAAGCCGGAAACTTTCTTCTATTTTTTCGATTATTTGTTGTTGGATATTAAAGTCGATTATTGAGCCAACAAATTAATTGTTGAGCAACAAAAAATAAATAAAAGTATAGTTATTTGTTTCATTATTTTATTTTTCTGTGTTAGCAAAAAAGCGTTTGTAATTTTTGATTGTAGCTTTGGCTTATGTGAATTGCATATGTGTTTACAAATTGGTTGGATTATACATTTTCAATTCTAAATAGCTTATCATTTTGCGATAATTCCAATCTTTTATTTTCTTCCAAATAGCTTTTTAGCTTATCATTATCAAATTTGTCTTTTAGCACGGAAACAATATATTGACCATTAAATTTGTCTGAATTTACAAGTTCGAATAAAGTACTTAACTGATGTGAATGAATACCTTCAATTCTATCATGCATTTCAAAACTTAATGATTGCATTCCTATTTTTTTTGTAAAAGCAATATATGCTAGGTCAAAAGCTGCAATCTGAACTTTCTTTTTTCCGTCTCCCGTATTAGCATCTAAATTATCAATTCTCAATTTATAAATATCCTTATCAACATAATGAGATAAAACAAACTTTTCATCATATAGTTCTTTTGAATAATAGGTAAAAAATTTATTAAAAAGTGTGATGTTTGCTGCTAATTCAGGTTCTGATTTATCTATTTCGATGTTTATTTTTGATAATCTTTCCTTTTTTTCGGAGATACTTTTTTCTAAACTTTTTATTTGTGCAAGTTTTTCTTCAAATTGTCCTTTCTTTTCAAATTTTGCATTTAGTTCCTCTACTAATAAGTCATAATCTGACAGTGAGCCTGAATTTGATAATTTACTACCAACTGTTTCCTCGTTCTGCAATTCTGAATTTAAACTCTCTTTTAACTCTTCAATTTCGTTTTCGATGGTAGGAATATCTTTTGAAATAAATTTAAGTTTGTTTTGAATCAGTGAATTATGAAATTTTACTGCATCTTCAAATTTCTTTTGCAATTCGGGAATAAATGATTTTGTTTCGGAATACATTGTTTTTAGTGCTTCGTTGTCAACAGTTGAAATGTTCTCTTTCAAATCATTTATATTTTCCTGCATTAAATTTAATCGCATCTGCCTTTCAGCTAATTTCGATGAAATCGAATTTATTTTTTCTTTTATGAATTTCAGCTTTTCGAATTCTTCCTGATATTTTGGGGATACATTGAACTTTTTCTTTTTATCGTTTAATTCTTCAATATCGTTATGCAAAGTTTTTAAAACTTGCTCAATAGTTGTTGCAGGCTGTCTGCCTGAAATTTTGGAAAGAATTTTATTTTCCAAAGTAAGTTGGTCATCAAGAATTTGTTTTTCTGATAAAAGTTCATTCTTCCCTTTTACACCAAACATATAAAGAAATACTGTTTCGTAAATGTTTTTTTTATTTATCGGCAAATAGTAAAGAATATTATTCATTTTCAAAGCATCGTTCCTAATGAATCGAGACACAATTTGTCTAAATGTTGGCTTGTCTGCTTTTATTCCAAAAATGAGCTTATTTAATTCAATGCAATATTCTTTTCGTATGTTTGGATAATTCTCTCCATTAATTGATGCAATCTTTTGTTTCCGCTGTAGAAAATTTCTTTTTAAGATAATTTTTTTTGCATTAGAGTCATCAAGAGAAGAAATTAAGCATAAAGAAATTTCTACATTGTTATTTATTAAAAATTGCTCAACATTTGTATCTGTATCTTTAAATTCTGTTCCTTGATAAATATCTTTCCCGCTACTGCCAAGACAATAATCAACTAAACGTAAAACAGT contains:
- a CDS encoding GatB/YqeY domain-containing protein, with translation MNLFDTISKDIKNAMLKKEKEKLEVLRAIKTALLLAKTEKGQDSVLSEETEIKLLQKLIKQRKEAGEIYKTQVRKELANKEFFEAEIIQTYLPEQISEEELIKILKDIITETGASSVKDMGKVIGLASKRLAGKADGKMISEKVKMLLS
- a CDS encoding PIN domain-containing protein, whose translation is MNKINIVSYSPKASDKFFFDNNVWMYLYCPIGNYNQFSVSKYSDFFGKIIDAGATIYVSSLILSEFFNSYSRLDFNIWRNGEDKNYKKDFRPTERFKETSEIIVNTIESRILGIAERINDEFTNIPIEEINEKCKDLDFNDGYYIELSKKYACKIVTNDRDFLNVSDEIDIFTLH
- a CDS encoding STAS-like domain-containing protein; its protein translation is MNEVNINIFQAVGSDVAVSSEKGNEIFVQIDKALQNNVIVNLDFSNIKILTTAFLNAAIGQLYSKYKSETLKKSLRLFNISDSDKLLLKKVTDRAKEYFADKNVDIIIKESFNDE
- a CDS encoding DUF2326 domain-containing protein produces the protein MFLKYLHITKNGKTLRKIDFKKGVNLIVDTTPKSKIKETGNNVGKTTVLRLVDYCLGSSGKDIYQGTEFKDTDTNVEQFLINNNVEISLCLISSLDDSNAKKIILKRNFLQRKQKIASINGENYPNIRKEYCIELNKLIFGIKADKPTFRQIVSRFIRNDALKMNNILYYLPINKKNIYETVFLYMFGVKGKNELLSEKQILDDQLTLENKILSKISGRQPATTIEQVLKTLHNDIEELNDKKKKFNVSPKYQEEFEKLKFIKEKINSISSKLAERQMRLNLMQENINDLKENISTVDNEALKTMYSETKSFIPELQKKFEDAVKFHNSLIQNKLKFISKDIPTIENEIEELKESLNSELQNEETVGSKLSNSGSLSDYDLLVEELNAKFEKKGQFEEKLAQIKSLEKSISEKKERLSKINIEIDKSEPELAANITLFNKFFTYYSKELYDEKFVLSHYVDKDIYKLRIDNLDANTGDGKKKVQIAAFDLAYIAFTKKIGMQSLSFEMHDRIEGIHSHQLSTLFELVNSDKFNGQYIVSVLKDKFDNDKLKSYLEENKRLELSQNDKLFRIENV